Sequence from the Deltaproteobacteria bacterium genome:
GCAACGTCTTCACTGGAGGCGGCTGAGGCTTGGCCCACCGAACTGGAAGGCAACTGCCCTTCCAGAATTGCCTGATAGCCAATGGCATCCACAACCTGTTCGGCCAGGGCCCGGCTCTGGAGAATCTGCAGCTCGGTTTTAATCTCATTTTCCCGGGATTGCCCGATTGAGACTACCTGCCCAGTAGACGCGGTGGGGTCCAGGGTCACACTCTCCCGCCCCAATCGCACCATGAGCTGGGCCTCGGATCTGTAAATCTTGGGGCTCAGGAAAGTGACCAGGGTGGTAACTACCATCACCGCCAAGAAAAACAGGGCGATCTTCCACCGCTGACGACAGACAATCAGATAGATATCCCGTAAAGAGGTCTCTGATCTATTGGAGGGAGCTATTTTAGAGAGCATAATCTTTTCCTAACAGTTAATAACCAAATTGGATTTTCCCTGTTAACCTTTACAACTTGCTCAATAGGGACGCGGCCGAGCACCGGTGGTATCGATTCCCAGACGGCCTGCACCGCCCGGACCGATGGGATAAAAATAAGTGAAGCCGAACTGGGGCACCATTTTGTTGATATATTGGTCGATCCACTGATTGACTTTGCTGATGCCGCTGCGCGGCACATAGACAATATCTTGCGGGTGTAAATAAAAGGCCTTGGTCCTTTTCCCGCCCAGGGCGTCGGCTACATTGAGTACCGCACCGTAGGACTCGCCATTTTTCTGGCGAATGATCAAGATATTGGGGGAGGCAGTCTTGACATCGACCCAGCCAGCGGAGATGATGGCCTCCAACACGCTCATATCGCCCGGCATCTCCACAAAACCAGGCCGGTTGACTTGGCCCCCCACATAGATCCGCCGTTTGATCTGCGTCCGGGCCAGCACCATGATCTCCGGCTGTTCCAGGAGCTCAGAATAGGTCTTCATCAACTCCTGTCGCAACTCCTCCCGAGTTTTGCCCTCGGCCTTGATCTGGCCAATAAGGGGCAGGGAAATAGTACCCCCCGGACTGATCGTCTGGCTCTCGTTAAACTGGGGAGTATAAGTGAACTTGATCTCCACCACATCGCCGGCCGCAAACACATCCTTGCGGGCCGGTTCAGCCGCCAGCTGTTGGGGCGTCACCGCCGGTTGCGGGCCTGCACAGCCCATGACCCCAATCACCAGCCATAAACTCAAGACCATCTTATTCTTTAGAAATAATCGCATCTCCTCCCCTTACTTGCTGAACTTTAGAAAATAGCCAGTTTACTGACCTGCGCCCGGCCCTCCGGCTCAGCTCCATGTTTGCGATAAACAAGTTGAAAACCCTTTCGAATTACTTTATTACTCAAAAAATATGCCAAGAGATCAGTTTAAACAAAACTATAAGTTATTTAAAATCATTATGGATTATCTTCAATATATAATGAACTTTTTTCTGTTCACCATTATGAACGTCTTGTTCTTATTTATAAACAAAGTCTCGAAAAATACTTCGAAAGCACGGTGGGCTGAATTGTAAACTGATTCCCAGGGTTATGAAGGCTGGACTTTTTCTGCCCGCGGGACCCAACGCATACGAAACACTCTTTGGTCCAGATGGGGTGTCAGAGGGTCTGTCAGATGGCCGCTGGTTATGAAAATTCCAACGACGCCGATTTTCTGCGGATTGACCCGGCCCCGAGGCTGGCCCTGGGCAAAGATCATCAGGCCGGGGCCGGTCAGTCCATGCTGTGCAGGCTGGAGAATGACATCCTGGGCAACGAGGCTGGGCTGCTGGCATTGGACGCCGCCCTGACCCGCTGCAAGGATACCCTGTTAAAAAAGAAGAACAAAAAACGACTGATCATTGACCTGGATTCCCCTGAGGACCCGGCCCACGGCAAGCCGGAGGGAGTGGCCTACAATGGGCATTTTGCCAAGGATCGGCTTTGTGGTCACCAGCCCACGGCTATCTGCCGCTAAAGTGGTCAAGGTCTATAATGGCCGGGCCGAAATGGAAAACCGGATCAAGGAGGGCAAAAACACCGGGCGGGGGGACAAGACCGGTCAGACGCCTGATCAAAGTGGGGGCCGGGGTTTCTTATCACGCCGGGCGGTGATATGTGCATATCGCCTCGGCCTTTCCCCTGGTGCACCATTATCAGGCGGTACTGGGGTGGGATGCTTAGGTCGATCTTCCATAAAAATTTGCTTATCAAGGGGGGGTGGTATGCAAAGCCTCTGTGAAAAATTAATTGATTTTGGGTAAAAGTCTTTCTACCATGCGGTTAAGGGAGGATTGGGCTCCCAAGATGGAAATCCTGGGGAATTGCCCCTGAGCAAAAAAAGTTCCCAAAACCATTTTTTGACTGTGGTCGCCGAGGTTGCCGCATAATTCCGGATGAGAGGAGGAAAGCATGAAAAAGTCAGCTGTGTTACTATCATCTCCTAAACTTGGCGGAGCTGGGAGCATAAGCTATTTATGATAAATATCAGGGCCTTGAGGTTACCGCTCCGCGGCCAGCCGGGCCTCGATCAGTTCAGCGGCCCGCTCTCCGGAAAGCAACATACCGCCAAAAATCGGCCCCATGCGATTGGTACCCCAACTGGCAGTAGCGGCCATGCCGGAGACGAACAACCCCGGATAAACTTCCTTGGTGTATTCCACGGTTTGGACTTCCCCAACGTCGGCCCACATGGAGCGTTCACCCATGATGCCGCCGGTCTCAGTGAACAGCACCGCCGGAGGGTTCTTGCGCAGAAAGACCTTGACGATATCGACATCGTGGCCGGTGGCATCAACCACGTATTTGCTGCGCACAGTCATGGGATCGACGTGGAGACCGGCAATTTCCACCGGCGACCAGCCGATCACCAGGCCGGTGACCCGGTTTTCCCGGACCATGACATCTTCGACGTGAATGCAATTAAAGACCCGGGCCCCGGCCTTCATGGTCTGCGACCCTAAAGTGGTCACCGCTTCAATAGCATCGGCGGTATAATAACCCTGGTCATAAGGCCGGGCCGTGATGCCTAATTCATCCAAAATGCGTTTTGCCGGTTCCTGCACCACGATTTCGTTAAACATCATGCCACCGCCCCACATCCCGCCGCCGATCGTCAATTTGCGCTCAAAAACGGCAACCTTACGCCGTTTCTGGCCCAACCGCCAGGCGGCCACCAGCCCTGACACCCCGCCGCCGACGATGGCAACATCCAGATCCACACAATCCAGCAACTTCTCTGTGAAGCGCTCCACGATTGCCCGAGTTATAATGACTTCATCCAGGGTCATGGGGGTATTCTCCTTTTCAAAATTACTGCCCAGATTAGATTATCTTCAAAGATTTGTCAAACTAACTATCTCGTGTCTAAATCCAGCCTGCCCTCCTCTAGAGCCCGGGACTTCACTTCGAGGTTGGACCTGGGCTTGCAGTGGTCAACAGATTGCCCAGTTCTTGCCGCCAGGCAGCCAAGGACTTTTTTGATACCAGGGCGTCGAGGGTTTGTTCCCCCTGGATAGAACGCACTCGGAGCAGGTCCGGTTCCTTAGCGTCAAAGGTCTCCAGTTTGAGGAGTGGTTTGTCTTGCGACCCGATGAGCTGCAAAGAAAACTTCGGATCTTTAGGGCTGGGGTTGGTTGAGGGTACAAGTCGCTCATATTCCAGTTCCTTGAGTCTCCATAAAACTCTTCCCAGGCGCATTGCCGGTTTTTTCTCAACCCGCCCATCCGGAAAGGTCAGACGCCAATCGTCTTTTTCTTTGGTGGCCTTAACTTGCTGATCCGGCGGTCCCCAGTTCATTTTCTCCACTTCAGCCTCTTTGCCTCTCCACAGTCGGCGATCCTCCAACTGGCTGGCTGAAGTCGGCAGGCCTTCCAGAAGCTCCCGATCAACCTGAAATATCGGTAATCTCCCTGTTTTATGGGCGTAGCACAGCTTGCCTTTCTTAGCCCCTAAAAGCAGGGTTTCCTTTTGTTTATCCTGCGAAACGGTGATGCGCGCCGCCGGCACCGGGGCCAGGCCATAGATCTCCAGATTCTCGGGTTTCTCCGAGACAAATTCTTGGGCCCGCAAGTTCCTGAGCTGACGCAGTAAAGATTCAACCCTGTCCGTCCGGATACGGGTTTGGGGATGATCTTCCCAAACCCAGGTTTCCGGACTGGTTTTTTTCAGGGTTAGATCGACCTTGGCAGTTCTTACCTCCAAGGCATTGGCCTTTTCCGGGGAAATGGTAAAAACAGTTTTATCCCGAAGGGCAGTAAGGTTCTTGTCCAACGCTTCTTTGTCAATGGCACTGATTAACAACACTTTGCCGGTCGCGTCAGGCTGGGCATAATAGCCCCGGCCACCCGGAACTTTATGGCCGATGCGCAGCTGATAGGTCTTGGGGTCGGCAGCGAAATCCACTATCAGGTCCGGATGGTCTAGGCCGTAGTCAACTAATTTTTCCGGCTCGACCTCTATCTCCCGCTGTTTTTCTAAACCGGCCAGGGTATCCCGCAGCGAATTGACGGCAAAATCATCCGCCGGGGTAGGCAAAGGTTGAATGATTTGCCACTTCTTATTTTTGGTTAACTTGATTTCCCGGCCGTCCCGTTTCAGGGAAATGGCGGTAATTTTATCCGCCGGGACCGCAAAGACCTTTTTGGCTGCCTTTTCTTCTGCCTCTTTCTGGGACTGATAATGTTCCGAAATGAAAAAGCCCCCGGCCACCACCAACAGCACGACCAGGTAGGGCAAGAGCTTCTTGATACTCATCGCCGCCGCCTCCGTCTCAGATAGGCATTAACCCCTGCCATAATCATGGCCAGCGGAATCAGCACCAACGACATCAAGAGCAACACCCAACTCTGGTACCCGGTGAGCATCAGGGGCTGGGATTTCTTCTCCTGCCGCCCCACCGTGATCTGGCTCTCTTGCTCAGCCAGAAAATTTACGGTATTTAAAAACAAATCACCGTTACCAGAGAGGTTAAAATAATTGTTATCAGCAAAACCGGTATTGCCGAAAACCGCCAGATAATATGTCTTATCTTTATCCTGCCCTTTTTCTTGGGGTTTGTCGACATTTTTGTCTTCTTTGGCGTCCGTTGGTTCAGCGGGCGGCTCTGCACCGGTCTGGCTTCCCGGCGGCTGAATTTCCGCCAGTACCGCCAGGGGAAAAGGCCCTTTTTGATCCTGCCCAGCATCAAAACCGACCTTACCGGCTTTGATCCACTCCTGGCCTTTTTTGGCCCAACTGCTCTCCATGGTGGTCGCCAGGGTAAACAGATGAATTCTTTCCGGTGTACTGGGGTTGAGGGTAAGAGGCCGGGCTAAAGGGAATAGGGTCACCACATTGGTGAATTTCTGGGTTATCTTGTGATCTCCATAATTAATCACCATGGGCATGGTGACACTGGCTCCCAGGGCCTGACTGACTTGGTTGACGTCCAGGATCATCCGGTCATCGAGATCGACCCCGTAGGCGGCCAGGAAATCCTTCAGGCCGCCGTCATTAAAAGGTTCCAGGAGGATAAACAGCCGGCCGCCCTGGTCCAGGTAGGTTTTCAAGGCCACGATTTCGTGGGGGAATAGCGGTTTCTCCGGACCAGCCACCACCACTACCGCCGCGTCGCCGGGCACCTGGGGTTGGGAAACCAGATTAAGCGCGAGCACCTCAAACCCCTCATTCTGCAGGGCCTTAGCCGCGGTCTGGAAGCCATTCCGCCCGGCATCGTCAATGCCCCGTTCGCCGTGCCCGGTAAGAAAATATATCTTCTTCTGCTCCGGGTTGAGCAATTTGCGGATGGCGTTGGTAATCTCCTCCTCGGTGCTATTATTCGCCATCTGCTTGCGGCCCTGGTATTCCAGCAGGACATTGCCGGGATAGCGGAAACCGGCCTGTTGGGCTACCAGGGGGTGGCGCTCCGGATCAACAAAGTCATAGGAAATCAGGCGGTTCCGATAATGGTAATTTTCCAGCAGAGCTTTAGCCTCCTGACGCTCAGACTGACCCTCTGGATAAAAAACCGTCATCTGCAGCGGCTCTTTGACCTCACCCAGCAAGTTTTTGGTGGTTGCGGTGAGCGATTGACTCTTATCTAAGGTTACATCCCACCGCCAATGATAGCGTTCTCCCAACAAGGCCAGAAATGCCAGAATTATCAGCACCACCACAATAGCCGTAGCCGATCCGGTGCCATAGATCAAGGTTCGTTTGGTTTTCCAATCTGCCAGACCCATGCTCATCCTCTCCAGCGCCGGGATTCTAACTGGCGTTTGGTCAGAAACAGGAAGAAATAGATAAAAAGCAGATAAAACAGCAGGTCCCGGCTATCGATTACCCCCCGGGAAAAGGTTTCAAAGTGGCTCATCAGCGAGATGTATCTGAAAAAGGCCTGCCACCCTGAGGGGCCCAATTCTTCATACCACCCGATGACCCAAAAAAGTAATAACAGGCCAAAGGTGACCACCGCGGCAATAATCTGATTTTCGGTGAGGGTGGAGCTGAACAGGCCCAGGGCTAAAAAGGTCCCGCCCAGTAAGAATAAGCCCAGGTAGCCGGTTAAGATCTGCCCCCAATCCAGGGGCGTCACCCAGGCAAACACCAGGCCGTAGATCAGGGTCAGCCCCAGCAGCACGGCATAAACCAATAAGGCCGCCAGGAATTTGCCCAGGATCACTCCCCAATCGGTCAGGGGATAGGTAAACAATAACTCCGCGGTGCCGGAACGTTTTTCCTCAGCGAACAGGCGCATGGTGATCAGCGGCACCAAGAACAGGAATACTACCGCCAGGGTACCCAATAAGGGGCGAAATACCATCTGGCCGGGATTCAACTGCGAGGCCAAATAAGGATTCTGGGCGGCCTGAAAACTGAGCAGATTGTAATAGGCCACGTTGGAAAAAAAGAAATACCCCCCCAGGATGAGAAAAAAGGTCCCGGTGAGGTAAAAAATCGGCGTACTGAAATAGACGGCCAACTCTTTGCGCAAAACCGCCAGACATCCGTTCACGCTGCTTTATTCTCCTCTTCGGTAACCAGGTTGAGGAAGACGTCCTCCAGGGTAAACTCCTGGGCTCTGAGTTCCAACAGGTCCCACCCCGCCTGTACCACCTGCCGGGCCAGGGTCGGCCGCATTTCCTGACCTTTGTCCACCTCCAGCAAATAATTGCCGTTGCCACTGGCGGTAACGGCCCTGATCCCCGGCAGGACCTTAAGAGTGGCAACAATCTTATCCTCTGGCCCTTTCACTACCATGGCCAGGCGGGCACTTTCGCCTAACTGGCGGGTCAGGTTGGCCGGTGTGTCACTGGCGACAATCTGGCCCCGGTTGATGATAATCACCCGCTGACAGAGCTGACTCACTTCTGGCAAGATGTGGCTGCTTAAAAATACCGTATGGTTGCCGGCCAAGTCTTTGATTAACTGCCGGATCTCGACAATTTGGGAGGGATCTAGACCGATGGTGGGTTCATCCAGGATCAACAGCGGCGGCCGGTTGAGCAAGGCTTGCGCCAGCCCCAGGCGCTGCCGGTAGCCTTTGGAAAGCGACGCAATCAAGGTATGTCGAACATTTTCCAGGCCACAGTCAACAATGGCTCGATCAATCTCAGTCTTTTGCTGGCGGCCCTCCACTCCCTTGGCACGGGCCGCAAAGGTTAGGAACTGGGTAACGTCCAGATCCCGATACAGCGGCACATTTTCGGGCAAGTAACCCAAAGACTGCCGCACCTCCAGG
This genomic interval carries:
- a CDS encoding polysaccharide biosynthesis/export family protein; this translates as MRLFLKNKMVLSLWLVIGVMGCAGPQPAVTPQQLAAEPARKDVFAAGDVVEIKFTYTPQFNESQTISPGGTISLPLIGQIKAEGKTREELRQELMKTYSELLEQPEIMVLARTQIKRRIYVGGQVNRPGFVEMPGDMSVLEAIISAGWVDVKTASPNILIIRQKNGESYGAVLNVADALGGKRTKAFYLHPQDIVYVPRSGISKVNQWIDQYINKMVPQFGFTYFYPIGPGGAGRLGIDTTGARPRPY
- a CDS encoding transposase, producing the protein MGCQRVCQMAAGYENSNDADFLRIDPAPRLALGKDHQAGAGQSMLCRLENDILGNEAGLLALDAALTRCKDTLLKKKNKKRLIIDLDSPEDPAHGKPEGVAYNGHFAKDRLCGHQPTAICR
- a CDS encoding thiazole biosynthesis protein — translated: MTLDEVIITRAIVERFTEKLLDCVDLDVAIVGGGVSGLVAAWRLGQKRRKVAVFERKLTIGGGMWGGGMMFNEIVVQEPAKRILDELGITARPYDQGYYTADAIEAVTTLGSQTMKAGARVFNCIHVEDVMVRENRVTGLVIGWSPVEIAGLHVDPMTVRSKYVVDATGHDVDIVKVFLRKNPPAVLFTETGGIMGERSMWADVGEVQTVEYTKEVYPGLFVSGMAATASWGTNRMGPIFGGMLLSGERAAELIEARLAAER
- a CDS encoding DUF4340 domain-containing protein: MSIKKLLPYLVVLLVVAGGFFISEHYQSQKEAEEKAAKKVFAVPADKITAISLKRDGREIKLTKNKKWQIIQPLPTPADDFAVNSLRDTLAGLEKQREIEVEPEKLVDYGLDHPDLIVDFAADPKTYQLRIGHKVPGGRGYYAQPDATGKVLLISAIDKEALDKNLTALRDKTVFTISPEKANALEVRTAKVDLTLKKTSPETWVWEDHPQTRIRTDRVESLLRQLRNLRAQEFVSEKPENLEIYGLAPVPAARITVSQDKQKETLLLGAKKGKLCYAHKTGRLPIFQVDRELLEGLPTSASQLEDRRLWRGKEAEVEKMNWGPPDQQVKATKEKDDWRLTFPDGRVEKKPAMRLGRVLWRLKELEYERLVPSTNPSPKDPKFSLQLIGSQDKPLLKLETFDAKEPDLLRVRSIQGEQTLDALVSKKSLAAWRQELGNLLTTASPGPTSK
- a CDS encoding GldG family protein, with amino-acid sequence MGLADWKTKRTLIYGTGSATAIVVVLIILAFLALLGERYHWRWDVTLDKSQSLTATTKNLLGEVKEPLQMTVFYPEGQSERQEAKALLENYHYRNRLISYDFVDPERHPLVAQQAGFRYPGNVLLEYQGRKQMANNSTEEEITNAIRKLLNPEQKKIYFLTGHGERGIDDAGRNGFQTAAKALQNEGFEVLALNLVSQPQVPGDAAVVVVAGPEKPLFPHEIVALKTYLDQGGRLFILLEPFNDGGLKDFLAAYGVDLDDRMILDVNQVSQALGASVTMPMVINYGDHKITQKFTNVVTLFPLARPLTLNPSTPERIHLFTLATTMESSWAKKGQEWIKAGKVGFDAGQDQKGPFPLAVLAEIQPPGSQTGAEPPAEPTDAKEDKNVDKPQEKGQDKDKTYYLAVFGNTGFADNNYFNLSGNGDLFLNTVNFLAEQESQITVGRQEKKSQPLMLTGYQSWVLLLMSLVLIPLAMIMAGVNAYLRRRRRR
- a CDS encoding ABC transporter permease subunit; translated protein: MNGCLAVLRKELAVYFSTPIFYLTGTFFLILGGYFFFSNVAYYNLLSFQAAQNPYLASQLNPGQMVFRPLLGTLAVVFLFLVPLITMRLFAEEKRSGTAELLFTYPLTDWGVILGKFLAALLVYAVLLGLTLIYGLVFAWVTPLDWGQILTGYLGLFLLGGTFLALGLFSSTLTENQIIAAVVTFGLLLLFWVIGWYEELGPSGWQAFFRYISLMSHFETFSRGVIDSRDLLFYLLFIYFFLFLTKRQLESRRWRG
- a CDS encoding ATP-binding cassette domain-containing protein yields the protein MIEVKELTKYYGPTLAIRQLNFEIADGEIVGFLGPNAAGKTTTLKILAGYMPPSSGTATINGYDCLTQPLEVRQSLGYLPENVPLYRDLDVTQFLTFAARAKGVEGRQQKTEIDRAIVDCGLENVRHTLIASLSKGYRQRLGLAQALLNRPPLLILDEPTIGLDPSQIVEIRQLIKDLAGNHTVFLSSHILPEVSQLCQRVIIINRGQIVASDTPANLTRQLGESARLAMVVKGPEDKIVATLKVLPGIRAVTASGNGNYLLEVDKGQEMRPTLARQVVQAGWDLLELRAQEFTLEDVFLNLVTEEENKAA